The sequence GGTTGCCTCTTCGAAAAACACACAAGCATTCGGATTACCAGTCCTTGAGATTAATGCACTAAAAGAAGACAAAATAGCATAACgagtattgatttcaactttatgtAATTGCACGCGCAGGAGTTCACTTGGAACGGGTTGTCTCTGGTGCTCGTGCTTCCCTGCCTTTAATTAGATTGAGTTGGTAGTTCTATCATAGACGGTTGTTTCTTAATGGATAATACATGGTTTTTGTGTGTTGGTTGGCTCTCTACTCTGCAGTCAAACGACAAGCTCGATTACCTCTTATCAAGAGGGCCACAACCCGCAAACTCGTGAATTCAAGATCCGGTCAGGGAGTTGGTTAACCCCCTCCCCATGCCGAAAAAGTGAACCCAATGTGTGAAAAACACCAAGGTTTAGCTGCGCATTGTAGTTTCTTCCGGCATACCCTGTACTCATCTAGGATAAAAGGATAAAGTAGTGACAGATTTGGTGAGCCGATGTAAAAATCCATATTATCATGGGATGAAACCAAGATATAATATTGGGTCGTTGGGCATCACTCTCTCTGCGAAGCGTTATGCTAAAAAAAAGCGAGACCAACCATCTTCTTGATTTATATTATGGCTTTCATTTCTAGCCTACCATGGGACTTAAAGGCTTAATTCTCGGATCTTGGTTGTTTCACAGGAActttcatttccttattcaaagaaaaggaactAATAGAGATTTACACACTGACCTTAAATACGGACATAACACTATACTTCAAGGGGTACATTAATTATATACCGTTACTTTTGACATCATACAAATatacccttttacaaaataattATACCATTCCTCTTTCTAGAAGCCAAAAACCCAAAATGTTACATTACACTACTACCCCTCTATATATTACCAATTATAACTTTACAGACATACTAAGTTCATTTAGACGTTTcgttctttctctctctcttcaatTTTCTTCTCTCCACTGCTTTGCAAAACCACGATCTGAAActggcaaaataaaataaataaaataaattgtcGATCTAAAAAGGAGAAGCAGATTTAATACAAACCATAACATTAAGATCATTTGAAGGTTGAAGAACATCAGAAATCGTCACCGAATTCATCAAAATTAGGTTTCACAAAAATCATTTAAAGTTCACTATGATTTTAATAGTTTGAAGATTAAAAGCTAGATTCAAAAGGTAAAGCACAGATTTCCTCTTCTATTTACTGTTATCTTCATAGTCGATTTACTAATTTTGTTTAAAAActagtttgattttgattttttattatttgttttagagcctagctcggttgaacccaccaagcattggtatgtcaagtttggttatcatattttggtgaatcaaaactcatttaaagagtcgcttgattatttactagagtcaacttcgtataggttagatagaaagttactaggatatgagacttacaagtattacgtgaagacttgaagaatgtgaagaagtaaggagctacatcgacgacatcatccttccacttgaggttagtaatatttgacttgaactgtttcatccctaacatatctttcaagtcgtgcatattgataacataactgcgaagctgtgaatgattatactctagttagacatagtattaaggaattacaatacggagtataacgtctatcttttgaacttcgtatataagacatcgacataatcgtatgaatgctattgtgattatgtatgggtatgggtgaagatttcgtcctacgaaacaatgttttacattcgtttaaaggaagtacaattcataaacttgttttgtgaatcgaaagggaaatcgctaggcttatcggtattgctattcattgcaaatctttggattaccaatatgtgtgtttagtataaccgctcataaattgtttatgtatcttggtaaaactattcacaatgacttttgtattggtatgacttttattagtgaaaccgatcttaagtaatcacctgagatggtatgatcgatatgttgtaattggtatgaccaactctagacattggggaaccgatcctagtaagaggtgcaaccgatcacaagtttgtggaatagatccttgtaagaggtacaacaagtcttagtaattggtaaccgatcctatgacttgtgcaaccgattacaagtaaatgccataattatgtggtaaccgatcctagtacctagtcaaccaatttttagaAAGCTAATGTGACcgattctagtacccacatggaggtagaaccaaagctttgtgttttggtagaacagtgaaacccattaatggtgatttgataggataatcaatcacatagttcttggaagttagatgaaccaattctaaactcgtttagaagtgtggcaaatcggttccaagattgtaaatatgaaaaataatttacaaagtaaagatgtcgacatactttgaacatgtgcagtaattcttatcttttattgttcaaagatattccttaataactaaaggagaatcccggatcggaataaattgagaattttttaatttaggtttttagtttttatatgcttttacttTCCAGCaaataaatgcatatctttagaaaataaaattagtaatgtgcatttactaatcagatattttctactgagatttcggtcaatatttggacagagcatttccaggaattatgaaaaccgattttggcgtttattgcatatctttgagaatattcggttttggaaattccttggtgtccaaacttccttggtctttaaatattgaagtttgcatctctagcaaactaatcctcagagccagcaaaactacctagttgtggtgttactggtggagccgtctattcggagaggaaagtactctaattaggcgaaatctcttacgaccgctcgttctaaagacttctttgggattgggaagatctatgagtaccgttggtgggaagctagataattgtagtttattattagttttcgattgatttgattaactaacggtttttgaactttgattgcacctagtttgtttatgcttgagaatcttctcttctgatataagattcactcaaagatcgaagtatcgacggggatctttagaactgtttgtagatctaaagacgtcttgtgataatccatcgttaacatactccgttctgtgtgtgattgatcatatgaGATTCAAGTtggttgtgtgcatgtgtttattgaagatctaagaagatctgaaaacaaagaagatttcttatttgagttcataatctttggtgtgcacaaaacttgattggCTAGGGatctaactataatcggtttatctttgtgataatcttgattgattagttgagtagatcggcatcaatacaatgctttgtgattcaaagtattgattgcatagtctaaacaattactttggtagttgttgaatagataaatctaagaacctgacaaaggagtttattaggataaacggaagagccttttgtcaaactcatatcacgttatttgaaaagagttgttaccgaacagatttgttgttcctttactgtttggaatacgaaccaaaggaattgttccaagtgcatgccttattacaagttggaggcgcatggatactgacgaaactagatgaactatatgtttagttgtgttgtctcaactatacaaagttggtttagattttgtataccgacttaattccgagagtattcaattctgaacaagctcccggggtttttctgcatttgcggtttcctcgttaacaaaatgttgatgtgtcttttacttttctatttccgcagttataattgttttattataattagaagtaaaatacacaaacgttaattcataattacttgatatcaatcctattgtgtttggttaagtccgaacctattatcaagtaatcatatttcgttgttgcattgtctcgatcttgtatccatagtcaatcacgcaagttatcttgttgtcgtattgtctcgatctcgtatccatagacgatcacacaaagtgtgaaccaattagttgtattgtctcgactcagtccatagaaatcACTTTcgaataaaggacttataggtggaaaagttttagattgaggtatatttcggtaccctcgtcttttaaaTTGGATTTTAAATTCAGTTTTAATTTCTGATTTCAAAATCAGAAATACATCTATGATCTGAAATTGATGCATGTTaatttattgatttgatttagtgTAACTAATACAAATGCATAATTAATTTGATAAGATCCGATAAAATTTTTGTTTAGTGAATCGATTTTGGAGGTATTTGTTTAAATTTTCTACAAGTTTTATTTAAATTTTCTACAAGTTTTGTCTAAATGATATACGATTATGAAAATAGTCTCTCTGTGGTTGAATTTCAGATAATAGATGATGTTGAAAATAACATATAGGTTGAATTTCATATGATAGATGGTTTAGATTTGCTACAAGTTTCATTTAAATGTTAAGGAATGAGACAACTCACACTGTTAGTTatatatttgttgttgttgaatgaATCCAAAtgttctttgatgaaaaatacatCTGACAGTGTCCTTTACATACTTGGTACCTAATGCATTATATGGAAAGCTGAATCCAGGGACATGTTTTGCCAGTaaatggtgtcaacaaccaaagttgaacCCAATAGATGggtcaacaatagaagttgatcccaaaaaactGAGATTCAGGGACATATTTTCTAGTAAatggtatcaacaaccaaagttgacaccAATAGATGGGataaacaacagtagttgatcccataaaactgAAATATTGACCCAAAATAAGTTGGATCAACAACCTAAGTTGATACAAAAAATTACTTGTTAAGCTGAGAATATGAACGCTCACTATAATTGTTGTTGAATTCAGGTTGAGAAAAGATAATGTTGAGGAGATcaccaagaaagaaaaaaagcatCAAGAAGAAGATGTCCCGCACGAGATTAAGAAAGTTAAAGAAAGATAATGAATTGGGTACGTGCATGGAAGCCGAAACAACTTCCTGATTAAGTTACTGAGTTTATTCAAGAAATAATCCAATTGCAAGACGGAGTTGAACAATTAGACTAGTGCAAGCCTTTAAGTGCTAGCTAACATAGTCTGTTCATGGTTTGAATCTTAGTGTAGTTTGAAGAATACCTTAGTAAGTAAATGTAAGTCTGTCTATGGTCTGAACAATTTAATTGCTTTGTTAGAAATGGTTTTGTTTATGTTCTGGACAATTTTGTTTGCTTTGTTAGTAATGGTTTGTTACGAGTTAttggtttacaaaaaaaaaaaaaaaaacttacatcgATTGTTATCTATTATGAATGATTGTATTATTGGTATTGGATTCTTATGAAGTGAATGAATGTTGATATTGAAGATTCCAGGTATGTATAGCTAGAGGAGTTAATTTATGTATACAGATACAACCacgcaattttattttattttgagtatcaacaatagaagttgattccattaagtgggatcaacaatggaagttgacccAAAAAGATGGAACCCAAGAACTATGTCTCCAGATTATAgtgtcaacaacaacaattgatccctTTGAGTGGGATCAACAATTAAAGTTGATCCCATTAAGTGGGATcaacaattgaagttgatccacaaaaaatggGATCAAACAGCTGGAGTTGACACCATTTACATAAGTTTGTTTCCTGTAAAACCCAATAAACCTGGAACTTGAAAACTGACATATCTTtaagaaacacaagaataaacATTCGCAAAAATAAATTAGAATGTATATCATTAAAAGACATAACAAGTCCAAATCAAAAAGcaccaaaaaaaagaagaaacatcCAACACCAGAACCACCAGAAGATAACACCATTGTGCTACCAATCTCTAACTCAATCATCACCTATAacttcataaacaacaacaacttcaagtcCAAGCTCTCCATATGAAGCTAAACACAAATCTGACTCCAACCCCTCTGTAATCTTCTCAGCTCCTATAGCAACCATCAGAGCCCATCTATAAACAGTCAACAACATCTTCTCAGCTTCTAATCCAGTACCTCCACCAATAGATGCACCCCTTCCTACACCTTCAAATATACAACACAACCAATTTCaatctatatttttttttaacaaacatgatttaaactacaagcatgactaTACTAATCCAAGGAAATGATGTTAATAaataggagttgatcccataaatgagATCAAAAActgtagttgatccataaaaaccgAAGACTGTTACAACTATGCCTGccacaatcaccaccaccaccactacaacAAAATCCACTACCACAAGTACAACACCAAATAAACAAAAATCACCTAAATCATTCGTTGATAACAAGCACCATTGCTACTGCTAGCTGCAACAAAACacctactaccaccaccaccacatcaATAACAACAAACTATTATTCTTGATTATCCTGATCTTAATGTCGATTAACCAATTagaataaaaattagaaaattgCTTTTAAAATCTAGCACCACCAACATAAACCAGTCGCAAGAACTTTAATATGACTTACTAAATCAACAATTCCAAAAACGAAGACGAAAAACAACTTAATCCAATTCAAACATAAAACCTAGAAATCATTTTTAACACATAAATCAactcaattaaaataaaaaaatcacgaTTTTGATCAATTAAAAATCAACTCAAGTAAACTTAGATAATACTCATCTTTTGATTCATTTTTTGTCGGTGAATCTTCGTTTGCAGTTGTTGTTAGATGAATTTCATTGACTTTTCTTCATCGATCCGACACAAATCTTTTAAAAATGTCGTTTTTGATGGATATGAGAATTAAAAATCTGAACTGGATCTGagatatgaatttgaatcaacAGATACATCCGAGTTTTAGGGTTATCGATTCATGAATCTATTTGCAGCGGCGAAGGTGATAACAGAGGAGGTGTTCCTGAATCTGTTTGGAGCTGCAAAGGTGATGGGAGAGGaggtggtaatggtggtggtggatgtCGTTGGAGAGACAGAAAGAGAAAAGATCTCAAAATAGAATTTGTTTAATTTGTGTAGGGAGGATAAATATGGAATGAAAAAAAGCGTTAGTAGACCCCTGATGGGCTTTAGATTGACAAGGGTATATTTATTGTATGATAAGGAATAAGGATATTTatgaaacccatcaaaacaacaaggaacaaTTATATACTATTTATTTGATTGCCCAATAAACACTATTTACCACTATTTACCAAATAAACACTAATCACCTAAATCATTCGTTGATAACAAGCACCATTGCTACTGCAAGCTGCAACAAGATacctactaccaccaccaccacaacaataaaaacaaactatTATTCTTGATTATCCTGATCTTAATGTCGATTAACCAATTagaataaaaattagaaaattgCTTTTAAAATCTAGCACCACCAACATAAACCAGTCGCAAGAACTTTAATATGACTTACTAAATCAACAATTCCAAAAACGAAGACGAAAAACAACTTAATCCAATTCAAacataaaaaccctagaaatcattTTTAACACATAAATCAactcaattaaaataaaaaaatcacgaTTTTGATCAATTAAAAATCAACTCAAGTAAACTTAGATAATACTCATCTTTTGATTCATTTTTTGTCGGTGAATCTTCGTTTGCAGTTGTTGTTAGATGAATTTCATTGACTTTTCTTCATCGATCCGACACAAATCTTTTAAAAATGTCGTTTTTGATGGATATGAGAATTAAAAAATCTGAACTGGATCTGagatatgaatttgaatcaacAGATACATCCGAGTTTTAGGGTTATCGATTCATGAATCTATTTGCAGCGGCGAAGGTGATAACAGAGGAGGTGTTCCTGAATCTGTTTGGAGCTGCAAAGGTGATGGGGGAGGaggtggtaatggtggtggtggatgtCGTTGGAGAGACAGAAAGAGAAAAGATCTCAAAATAGAATTTGTTTAATTTGTGTAGGGAGGATAAATATGGAATGAAAAAAAGCGTTAGTAGACCCCTGATGGCCTTTAGATTGACAAGGGTATATTTATTGTATGATAAGGAATAAGGATATTTatgaaacccatcaaaacaacaaggaacaaTTATATACTATTTATTTGATTGCCCAATAAACACTATTTACCACTATTTACCAAATAAACACAAATCACCTAAATCATTCGTTGATAACAAGCACCATTGATACTGCTAGCTGCAACAAGATACctactactaccaccaccaccacaacaataACAAAAAACTATTATTCTTTATTATCCTGTTCTTAATGTCGATTAACCAATTAGAACAAAAATTAGAAAATTGCTTTTAAAATCTCGTACCACCAACATAAACCAGTTGCAAGAACTTTAATATGACTTACTAAATTAATAATTCCAAAAACGAAGACGAAAAACAACTTAATCCAATTCAAacataaaaaccctagaaatcattTTTAACACATAAATCAActcaattaaaacaaaaaaaatcacgaTTTTGATCAATTAAAAATCAACTCAAGTAAACTTAGATAATACTCATCTTTTGATTCATTTTTTGTCGGTGAATCTTCGTTTGCAGTTGTTGTTAGATGAATTTCATTGACTTTTCTTCATCGATCCGACACAAATCTTTTAAAAATGTCGTTTTTGATGGATATGAGAATTAAAATCTGAACTGGATCTGagatatgaatttgaatcaacAGATACATCCGAGTTTTAGGGTTATCGATTCATGAATCTATTTGCAGCGGCGAAGGTGATAACAGAGGAGGTGTTCCTGAATCTGTTTGCAGCTGCAAAGGTGATGGGGGAGGaggtggtaatggtggtggtggatgtCGTTGGAGAGACAGAAAGAGAAAAGATCTCAAAATTAaatttgtttaatttttgtagGGAGGATAAATATGGAATGAAAAAAAGCGTTAGTAGACCCCTGATGGGCTTTAGATTGAGAGGGGTATATGTATTGTATGATAAGGAATagtaggaattactggctagtccagttctagcagacccagttaatggctagtccacccgtggaaAAGATTTACTATCTAGTCTAGTCCACccgtggaaaagatttactctctagtccaaaacatgtttttggactagattatttactctctagtccaaaaacttcgtgtAGACTATAAACGgtattttataaattcctaaaacacccttccaggtctaattagtatcaacacatgtaaatgttactaatagtatgttactacatactagtagtatcaatacggtgatactacatattaatatataTTGTACTAGTAGTAataaaaatatcttattgttactagtaaattatgtaactactttactatactaaactagtatactactatagtatagtatactagtaaactagtactagtagtaaaatatgtagtatcaatacaaaacaatttttttgatatgtagtatcaatacataacatagtACATATCaaatgtagtatcaatatataacatactacatatcaaacatactacatatcaatatataacatactacatactacatatcaatattaatatgtagtatcaatacataacatataatacatatcaatatgtaatatcaatatataacatactacgtatcaaacatactacatatcaatatataacatactacatgtcaatatgtagtatcaatacataacatattactactagtataatcaatatgtagtatcaatatcaaacatactacatatcaatatataacatactacatatcaatatgtagtatcaatacataacatattacatatcaaacatactacatatcaatatgtagtatcaatacataacatactacatgtcaatatgtagtatcaataaataacatattactactagtatactagttactactagtatactacatactacatactacatatgttattactacatactacatactagttactactagtatattacatactacatatgttattactacatactgcatactagttactactaattactactagtatactacatatgtaatatgtagtaacatatgtattattatacgtaatgttatatactagggttagtagagtaattttattcttttcaaaacttttttggactagagggtaaatattttttggcgctggactagccagtaacccggGTCGGATTTTCTGGACTAAATAGTAAACCCCTCTAAGGAATAAAGATATTTatgaaacccatcaaaacaacaaGGGACAATTATATACTATTTATTTCATTGCCCAATAAACACTATTTACCATTACTCAAGAGTCAAGAGGGAGGTTCCTTGCTCTAAAAATTCCAGTTTTCCAATTTCGCGCCCAATAAACACTATTCCAGCGCCATTTCCACTTTCCAAAAATGATGCTTCTTATCTTAAATATATCCCGAAATCCCCTCTTCTTAATACTATCAAATATACAACccctaaaaatccccaaatccATCCACGATCTAAGAGTTgttagagaaggagaagagacgGAAGATGTTTTATTACTCACATCAACTGCTTGCTAGAAAGCGTCCTCTTGGAACAGTATGGATGACAGCTCACTTACAGAACATAATTCGCAGAACTCATATTGAAATCACTAACATAGCTTCTACAGTTGGTTCATTTTTCTCTTATTTCCTactttcgcttttttttttttagttattttaGATTATCAACTGCTTAGAGTTATCAACTTTTTGATACCTTGATGGACTTTATTTGAAAGATGCagtcttttttctctctctctctttttgtaATGTTGTTTCTTCACTACCTCGAGAGATTTGGGGGTTGATTTTGTGATTTCAACCAGTATTCATCAAACCACACATCTGATTTGTAGTTTTGGGGTTTTGTTAGAATTTTAGGGAGAATTTATCTGGTTTAATGGATGAATCCTTTGATCGACAACCTAGGAGTTATAACCATACCATGTattgcatttttttttgttcatagGGGGGGCGTGCTACTTACTTTGCTTTACCACATTCTGCTGATATTGTTGGCTAATGGTGTTCCCTGGATTGGGAAGATGGGGGTGATTAGGAATAGGGTCATATATGTTTCATCTGCCTTTTAAAATTCTTCATTAGACCCCATCCAAGAACCTAATCCCGAATTGGTGGGTATTCTTACAGCCAAGGTTTGGCTGTGAATGGTGACATGCAGTGACCCAAAATAGTGAATTTTTTTGTTATTGGAATATTTGATAAGCAAGCATTTATTAGGAAGCTTCAAAGTGAAAATATTTCAATCTAGTACACTAAGTAATGCTTCTTGGAAAAcccttttcatatttattttacaCTAACGACTCGTAAAAAATTTCTTGGCTTAGATTCAATTATGTTCCCTGAAGCACCTATTGCACTTCGTCTATCAGCATTTCTTCTCTTCGGCGAATATATTCAAAGAAAGTTGACTATTTATATGGCGATTACGATGTATTCAAAGAAAGTTGACTATTTATATGGTGATTACGATGCACTCTTAACCGATATTAGGACTGCATTTGCTCACATTGAAAACCTTAATTTACCCGAAAATGCATCTGCTGCACCATTTGAATCTGTTACTATGCCATTACGAACTTCTGAGCTTGATGCAGTGGATCTGGATGACAGCATTAACTTTGAGAGGCAAGATATTCATCATTTGCATTCCTAATAACAAACATATCTGACACAAAACTGCAACTGCGAAAAGCTaatattttttataataataattattttcgGTTTCCAGAACTTCAGATAATCATCTCAAGACACCCGCAGATATCACCCTTGAAGGTATTAATCGACTATATGTGTTGGTTGTAGTATTGCACATCCACACCATGTTtctctaatgttttttttttttttataaagttgCAAGATTTCGTTTATCTTATTTCTACAGATCAAGTTCCAGTTTCTCAAGATCCTTATCTTGATTTTTTCATTAACGAGGTTTTGACTTTTCCTCTGAGTTAGTTTTTCACAAATTTGTTCTTGATCTCGTATACTCCAGTAATGGAGGTTGCATGTTGTGAAATTACATGAAGTGTCTGTACTTTTCAGGATATAGATATGGATAGGGATACTTCTCCACAAGAACTGATTCCAGATAGCAGTAATAGTCAAGTGGAAGAAGAGTATGCTCCATGTTGTATTTTTAAGTTCTTTATGTTTGTTTTATATATTAAAGGATTTGAATTGATGACATCTTGTCTTGTCATTTTGTACAGTGTTCCCGAAACTTGTATACCTCAAGAAATTCCTGAAATTGAAGTTGTGCGTGATGCTGATCCTAATTTGAGCCTTGCTGAAAAGTCTTCAGAACATCTGTCAATATCTAGAGAACAATCTGAATCTGTCCAACATAATCCTGATCCACCAACTGCTTTTGCACCAGTAGAGTCTTTTGGCAATGGCCGTGTTTCAGATATTGCCTTCGGTAGGTTCATGATCACTTGAGATTTAAAGTTTGGTAATGGTTGATTTTGTTTTGCTGATTTTTTCATGATTTAGGGAATGAATCTTTTCAAATAGCAATTTATCCAACTCCACAGGATGAGAAGGAAAAACCAAAGACACGAAAGAGGAAGCAATTCTTTGATATGCATATTGTCTTGGATAACGAGTAAGCGTCTTTTGTATGAGGTCCATTTTGGTTTATGCCCAACAtttaattttatgtttaacaaaggATTTTTCAGCATATGTAAAGGAAATATAAAAGATACTAGCATGCTGGTGTGCCAGAGGAGAAAACTCCCTTGTTCATCTTTGGATGTTTGGAGGCTTGGGAACAGGCTAAGAAAGGACCAATTATTCTACCAGTCTTCAATTACTGGTGTGTTTCTTTTCCTCTCCCCAGCATATCAATATTATATGGACTCTAATATCAAGTTTTTTGGGTTAATGAACGTGTAAAAGTATTTCCATCTGCAGGTTTGTCTAAATGTCTTCTAAATTTGTTCGAGAGAGATTATGTTTCTTCCAGATCCCAAATTATAGGGCCAGGGGATGTTCAAGAAAATGCCGGTGCAAATGCTCGTACATCTGTGCCTGATTTTGATATGGAAATTGATAACGAGCAGCCCAATGTTGATAAGGAAGTCCTGCCAGATGTTGGTACGGAAGTTGAGCATATTCCACCGGTTGTAGAAGCTGAAACGGAGCATCTCCGACCTGACGATAATCCTGAAATTGAGTATGGCCGATTTGAAGATGGCTCTGCTGATAGAGATTTCACGACTGAATTTATGGCTACTCCCACTCCTTTCAAAACTTCTAGATTTGAACATCAGACAGGAAGTTCGTTCGAGACTGAAGTGCCAATCTAT comes from Papaver somniferum cultivar HN1 chromosome 7, ASM357369v1, whole genome shotgun sequence and encodes:
- the LOC113295038 gene encoding sister chromatid cohesion 1 protein 3-like, which gives rise to MAITMYSKKVDYLYGDYDALLTDIRTAFAHIENLNLPENASAAPFESVTMPLRTSELDAVDLDDSINFERTSDNHLKTPADITLEDQVPVSQDPYLDFFINEDIDMDRDTSPQELIPDSSNSQVEEDVPETCIPQEIPEIEVVRDADPNLSLAEKSSEHLSISREQSESVQHNPDPPTAFAPVESFGNGRVSDIAFGNESFQIAIYPTPQDEKEKPKTRKRKQFFDMHIVLDNDICKGNIKDTSMLVCQRRKLPCSSLDVWRLGNRLRKDQLFYQSSITGLSKCLLNLFERDYVSSRSQIIGPGDVQENAGANARTSVPDFDMEIDNEQPNVDKEVLPDVGTEVEHIPPVVEAETEHLRPDDNPEIEYGRFEDGSADRDFTTEFMATPTPFKTSRFEHQTGSSFETEVPIYPH